The DNA region CCTGGTGGACCCAATATTATCTTTCGATTAGAAGGCGGTATATTGAGTTATCTAGCTGATTTTGATCGCACTAATAACCCTTTTGAAGTTGGTCTTGACTGGATGATTGATCTTGATCAAGAGGATGATTTTATTGGCAAAGAAGCTTTACGTGAAATCAGTCAGCGAGGGCCAACAAAAAAATTAATGGGAGCAGAAATCAAAGGCGATCCAATAGAAAGTTCTAATGAGGATTATCTACCTGTTCTTATTGATGAAAAGAGAGTTGGTACTATGACGGCTATGGCTTTTTCTCCAAGACTACAAAAAAATATAGCATACGTATTTTTAGAAATTGAACATGCCAAGGT from Nitrospinota bacterium includes:
- a CDS encoding glycine cleavage system protein T, with product ARMGYSRELCYEIFLQDYSKGNELWEMLWQAGQEFNISPGGPNIIFRLEGGILSYLADFDRTNNPFEVGLDWMIDLDQEDDFIGKEALREISQRGPTKKLMGAEIKGDPIESSNEDYLPVLIDEKRVGTMTAMAFSPRLQKNIAYVFLEIEHAKVGQEILISNSDQSLEAVVVDLPWFDRAKK